One Triticum dicoccoides isolate Atlit2015 ecotype Zavitan chromosome 5B, WEW_v2.0, whole genome shotgun sequence genomic window carries:
- the LOC119306484 gene encoding putative F-box/FBD/LRR-repeat protein At1g78760: protein MKRKKKAAEPAAKRRRPRDRDGELVGDGDLISKLPDDILGTIISLLPTKDGARTQAIARRWRPLWRSSPLNIDDAFFLCSNAFKRFSVVSRILADHPGPARRFRFHDIRLHKDKKRHAEEAAQVENWFHSRALDKLQELDISFEFLGYEPRKLYPLPPSVFRLASLLVATISFCEFPNQIAPSMSFPTLKQLTLFRVFICEDVFRRVLSACNVLESLKLEDICDANCSRLGISSKSLRSVSLCACFSGKGELFIEDAPLLERLLLPCPGAGGDTVRVIKAPKLEILGPLSPCIPEIEIANIVFKSLIPTSLNNTIDTMKVLALKFSATDLNAVIDVLRCFPCLEKLHVIWEKHSLKIGMKDARQYDPLDPVKCLETHLKKLVLKNYLASKQGVGFAKFFVLNAKLLKQIKFGVRDSINKERVVSNKINSKEWLANQYRLLEMENRASRDVQLEFVRSYNEECLDPHDLSTADPFKCYL, encoded by the exons ATGAAGAGGAAAAAGAAGGCGGCGGAACCCGCGGCCAAGAGGCGCCGGCCGCGGGACCGGGATGGCGAGCTCGTCGGCGACGGGGATCTCATCAGCAAACTCCCCGATGACATCCTCGGcaccatcatctccctcctccccacCAAAGACGGCGCGCGCACGCAGGCCATCGCCCGCAGATGGCGTCCCCTCTGGCGCTCCTCGCCTCTCAACATTGATGATGCCTTTTTCCTCTGCTCCAACGCCTTCAAGCGCTTCTCCGTCGTCTCCAGGATCCTCGCCGACCACCCTGGCCCCGCCCGCCGCTTCCGCTTCCACGACATCCGCCTCCACAAAGACAAGAAACGGCATGCCGAGGAAGCCGCTCAGGTCGAGAACTGGTTCCATTCCCGAGCCCTTGACAAGCTTCAGGAGCTCGACATCAGCTTTGAGTTCTTGGGCTATGAACCTCGGAAGCTTTACCCGCTGCCACCATCCGTGTTCCGCTTAGCATCCCTCCTCGTGGCCACAATCAGCTTCTGCGAATTCCCAAATCAGATTGCTCCTTCGATGAGTTTTCCCACCCTCAAGCAGCTCACCCTGTTTCGCGTTTTCATCTGCGAGGATGTCTTTCGGCGGGTGCTCTCTGCCTGCAATGTCTTGGAGTCACTTAAATTGGAGGATATTTGTGACGCGAATTGCTCGCGCTTGGGCATTAGCTCCAAAAGTCTTAGGAGCGTGAGCCTCTGCGCTTGTTTTTCAGGCAAAGGAGAATTGTTCATTGAGGACGCCCCTCTCCTTGAAAGGCTGCTACTACCTTGTCCGGGTGCAGGCGGTGATACTGTCCGGGTAATTAAGGCACCTAAACTGGAGATATTAGGCCCTTTGTCTCCCTGTATCCCTGAAATTGAGATTGCTAATATAGTCTTCAAG AGTTTGATCCCAACAAGCTTGAATAATACCATAGACACAATGAAGGTTTTGGCTCTCAAGTTTTCGGCCACCGATTTGAATGCTGTTATTGATGTCTTAAGATGCTTCCCCTGCTTGGAGAAGCTTCATGTCATT TGGGAGAAACACAGCTTAAAGATAGGTATGAAAGATGCACGTCAATACGACCCACTAGATCCTGTCAAATGCCTTGAGACCCATCTAAAAAAACTGGTGTTGAAAAATTACCTAGCCAGTAAGCAAGGTGTTGGATTTGCCAAGTTCTTTGTTTTGAACGCAAAATTGCTGAAGCAAATCAAATTTGGGGTCCGTGATAGCATCAACAAGGAACGGGTGGTCAGCAACAAGATCAACAGCAAGGAATGGTTGGCTAATCAATACAGGTTGCTAGAAATGGAAAATAGAGCTTCTCGAGATGTGCAATTGGAATTCGTACGAAGTTATAATGAGGAGTGTTTGGATCCCCATGATTTGTCAACTGCTGATCCCTTCAAGTGTTATTTGTAA